A genomic segment from Nocardiopsis sp. Huas11 encodes:
- a CDS encoding peptidoglycan-binding protein yields MPEPDKLQWRSDFGWSPHSPASSANPRSGLVIHYDSTDQGLADKPHSACVSYWKRTRAFHTGPSRGWADIGYCVDEATEILTEDGWKNFRQIEKGVVVLTLDHETGMSQWQPIEAVNVFPAKSRELVRMEGREHSSLTTAQHRWPVERYFRRTGTQRQKSADGRWAATGRSPRTQQGHERVWATTGSLTYWDRIPLSAPCDDLPTEPKWSDALVELVAWFWTEGHIRPQSRSRLPSTAAAIYQSHAKNPKHVARIRSALHVLIGPPCESFPRSGSQSDGLPRWKEARNRQLTEFHLSVDAGRLMLEQAPDRVPTYAFMRSLTRAQLELFIAVSLMADGHNNRTVNAQALSQKSREAAEAFQFAVTLAGHATSLRRRPPNASTKYDMWKVELRRKTHFSPRAAAARKSVFRVSRESYAGHIWCPTTPNGTWLARREGTVYFTGNSFMCCAHGYVMEGRGLFRTQAAQPGGNSTYYSCSLATGPKDPITAAQVNAVRQLRAWLMEPQSSIAGTVKGHRDFVSTSCPGQKAYDMVRDGTFRKAAKWGDDAPDEDERPAPAPDPPRPPGPGTEAPPFPLPSGHAFGPRSGPDWQVSGYYSHREDLRRWQRRMRDRGWVITPDGLYGDQTEAVTRAFQREKQLGVDGLIGARTWAAAWTATIT; encoded by the coding sequence ATGCCCGAACCGGACAAGCTTCAGTGGCGAAGCGACTTCGGATGGTCACCGCATTCGCCCGCTTCGTCGGCCAACCCCCGCTCCGGGCTGGTCATCCACTACGACAGCACCGACCAGGGGCTCGCCGACAAGCCGCACTCGGCGTGCGTCTCCTACTGGAAGCGCACGCGTGCCTTCCACACCGGGCCGAGCAGGGGCTGGGCCGATATCGGGTACTGCGTGGACGAAGCCACCGAGATCCTCACCGAGGACGGGTGGAAGAACTTCCGTCAGATCGAGAAGGGCGTCGTCGTCCTTACTCTGGACCACGAGACCGGCATGTCGCAGTGGCAGCCGATCGAGGCCGTGAACGTGTTTCCGGCGAAGTCGCGCGAACTCGTCCGCATGGAGGGCCGGGAACACTCCTCCCTGACCACCGCTCAGCACCGGTGGCCAGTTGAACGCTACTTCCGCCGGACCGGAACCCAGCGTCAGAAGTCAGCCGACGGCAGGTGGGCCGCCACAGGACGGTCCCCGCGCACGCAGCAAGGGCATGAGCGTGTGTGGGCGACGACTGGAAGCCTCACGTACTGGGACCGCATCCCCCTCTCCGCTCCATGCGACGACCTGCCGACCGAGCCCAAATGGTCGGATGCCCTCGTCGAACTGGTGGCGTGGTTCTGGACCGAAGGGCACATCAGGCCACAGAGCCGTAGCCGCCTCCCCAGTACTGCCGCGGCCATCTACCAGTCGCACGCCAAGAACCCGAAGCACGTGGCCCGGATCAGGAGCGCGCTGCACGTCCTCATCGGACCGCCATGCGAATCCTTCCCCCGATCGGGCAGCCAGTCGGACGGTCTCCCCCGGTGGAAGGAGGCCCGGAATCGGCAGCTGACCGAGTTCCACCTGTCCGTGGACGCAGGCCGCCTGATGCTCGAACAGGCACCCGATCGCGTTCCCACGTACGCATTCATGCGTTCCCTGACCAGAGCCCAACTCGAGCTGTTCATCGCCGTCTCTCTCATGGCCGACGGTCACAACAACCGAACGGTCAACGCGCAGGCACTCAGTCAGAAGAGCAGGGAGGCCGCGGAGGCGTTCCAGTTCGCGGTGACGCTGGCCGGACACGCGACATCACTGCGTCGTCGTCCGCCCAACGCGTCCACGAAGTACGACATGTGGAAAGTAGAGCTGCGCCGGAAGACCCACTTCTCTCCCCGAGCGGCGGCCGCGCGGAAGTCGGTCTTCCGGGTCTCTCGTGAGTCCTACGCCGGCCACATCTGGTGCCCTACGACACCGAACGGCACCTGGCTGGCCCGCCGGGAGGGGACGGTGTACTTCACAGGAAACTCCTTCATGTGCTGTGCACATGGATACGTGATGGAGGGGCGCGGCCTGTTCCGCACCCAGGCCGCGCAGCCGGGCGGGAACTCGACCTACTACTCGTGCTCACTGGCGACCGGCCCGAAGGACCCGATCACCGCCGCGCAGGTCAACGCGGTCCGTCAGCTGCGGGCCTGGCTCATGGAGCCGCAGTCGTCGATCGCCGGCACGGTCAAGGGGCACCGCGACTTCGTGTCGACCTCCTGCCCCGGTCAGAAGGCCTACGACATGGTGCGGGACGGCACGTTCCGCAAGGCGGCGAAGTGGGGCGACGACGCCCCCGACGAGGACGAGCGGCCCGCACCGGCTCCCGATCCGCCCCGGCCGCCCGGGCCTGGGACCGAGGCGCCGCCGTTCCCGCTGCCGAGCGGCCATGCCTTCGGCCCCAGAAGCGGGCCGGACTGGCAGGTCAGCGGCTACTACTCGCACCGTGAGGACCTGCGCCGGTGGCAGCGGAGGATGCGCGACCGGGGCTGGGTCATCACGCCCGACGGCCTGTACGGCGATCAGACCGAGGCGGTCACCAGAGCCTTCCAGCGGGAGAAGCAGCTGGGCGTCGACGGCCTCATCGGTGCCCGGACCTGGGCGGCCGCCTGGACCGCGACCATCACCTGA